A genomic segment from Etheostoma spectabile isolate EspeVRDwgs_2016 chromosome 11, UIUC_Espe_1.0, whole genome shotgun sequence encodes:
- the myo1b gene encoding unconventional myosin-Ib isoform X10, with protein sequence MNPYRVLPIFTPEKVEEYRNRNFYELSPHIYALADEAYRSLRDQDKDQCILITGESGAGKTEASKLVMSYVAAVCGKGQEVNKVKEQLLQSNPVLEAFGNAKTVRNDNSSRFGKYMDIEFDFKGDPLGGVISNYLLEKSRVVKQPRGERNFHIFYQLLSGASDDTLKKLKLDRDFSKYNYLSLDSAVVNGLDDAANFRTVKNAMQIVGFMEDEVQSVLELVAAVLKLGDIEFKPESRCNGTDESRIKDKNDLKEMCELLGIEQSVLERAFSYRTVEARLEKVSTTLNVAQAYYARDALAKNLYSRLFSWLVTRINESIKAQTKARHKVMGVLDIYGFEIFEDNSFEQFIINYCNEKLQQIFIELTLREEQEEYVREGIEWTNIEYFNNAIICDLIENHQNGILAMLDEECLRPGTVTDETFLDKLNTICAEHQHFESRLSKNSKFLTDHSLPHNCFRIQHYAGKVLYRVEGFVDKNNDLLYRDLSQAMYKANHSLIKQLFPEGNPAKVNLKRPPTAGFQFRASVGTLMKNLQTKNPNYIRCIKPNDKKASHIFTDSLVCHQVRYLGLMENVRVRRAGYAFRQAYEPCLERYKMLCKRTWPHWRGPAREGVEVLMADLPVPAEEFSFGRSKIFIRNPRTLFFLEERRRQCLQDLATLIQKIYRGWKCRSHFLLLKKSQIVVAAWYRRYAQEKKYQKIKSATTVVQSYTRGWQARKLLRELKYQKRCEEAVTTISAFWHGTQVRREYRKFFRANAGKKIYDFTIQRIMQKYFLGLKSTMPSMSPIDKSWPARPYRFLDGVHRELPRIFHLWRCKKYRSQFTEEKKAVYEEKLEASEIFKDKKALYPSSVSQPFKGDYLEISKNPKYQKLNSAVDEKVLLADVVNKINRANGKGTARIFLLTKKSVVLADQKTGQVKASVPLPDLASVSVSTQSDGFFALRLKEGSASAVKGDFLLSSEHLIEIITKLHRTGATAADSEQLNVDISDEFLVQFKHDKVCVKFIQGAPKNGNSVSCKRKNNRLLEVSVPTTA encoded by the exons CCTTTGGAAATGCCAAAACAGTGAGGAATGACAACTCTTCCAGATTT GGAAAGTACATGGACATTGAGTTTGACTTCAAAGGAGACCCTCTGGGTGGAGTCATCAGCAACT ATCTGCTGGAGAAGTCACGTGTGGTGAAACAGCCGAGAGGAGAGAGGAATTTCCACATCTTTTATCAGCTCCTGTCTGGAGCTTCAGATGACACACTCA AGAAGCTGAAGCTGGATCGGGACTTCAGCAAGTACAACTACCTGAGCCTGGACTCTGCCGTGGTCAATGGGCTGGATGACGCGGCCAACTTCAGGACAGTCAAA AATGCCATGCAGATCGTGGGCTTCATGGAGGACGAGGTGCAGTCAGTGCTGGAGCTGGTGGCAGCCGTGCTAAAGCTCGGCGACATTGAGTTCAAGCCAGAGTCGCGCTGCAACGGCACCGACGAGAGCCGCATCAAAGACAAAAACG ATTTGAAGGAGATGTGTGAGCTGCTGGGGATTGAACAGTCAGTGCTGGAAAGAGCGTTCAGCTACCGCACAGTGGAAGCAAGGCTGGAGAAAGTGTCCACCACCCTGAACGTGGCCCAG gCCTACTATGCCCGAGACGCTCTTGCCAAAAATCTCTATAGTCGTCTGTTTAGCTGGCTAGTTACCAGGATCAACGAAAGCATTAAA GCACAAACTAAAGCTCGCCACAAGGTCATGGGTGTGCTTGACATCTATGGCTTTGAGATCTTTGAG GACAACAGCTTTGAGCAGTTCATAATCAACTACTGCAACGAGAAGCTGCAGCAGATCTTCATCGAGCTGACCCTGCGTGAGGAGCAGGAAGAGTACGTCAGAGAG GGCATCGAGTGGACCAACATTGAATATTTCAACAATGCTATTATCTGTGACCTCATTGAGAAT CACCAAAATGGCATCTTGGCCATGCTGGACGAGGAGTGCCTGAGGCCGGGCACAGTCACGGACGAGACCTTCCTGGACAAACTGAACACCATCTGCGCTGAACACCAGCACTTTGAGAGCCGCCTCAGCAAGAACTCAAAGTTCCTTACCGACCACAGCCTGCCACACAACTGCTTCCGCATCCAGCACTACGCCGGCAAG GTGTTGTACCGTGTAGAGGGCTTTGTAGACAAGAACAACGACCTGTTATACCGGGACCTGTCGCAGGCGATGTACAAGGCCAACCACAGTTTAATCAAACAGCTGTTCCCTGAGGGCAATCCTGCCAAAGTCAACCTGAAGAGACCACCGACTGCTGGGTTCCAGTTCAGAGCATCAGTGGGGACGCTGATGAAAAACCTGCAGACCAAGAACCCAAACTACATCCG GTGCATCAAGCCCAATGACAAGAAGGCCTCCCACATCTTCACCGACTCTCTGGTCTGCCATCAGGTCCGCTACCTGGGCCTGATGGAGAACGTCCGTGTGAGGAGAGCGGGCTACGCCTTCCGCCAGGCCTACGAGCCGTGCCTGGAACGCTACAAAATGCTCTGCAAGCGGACCTGGCCCCATTGGAGAGGTCCTGCCAG GGAAGGAGTGGAAGTGCTGATGGCCGACCTCCCGGTCCCAGCAGAAGAGTTCTCCTTCGGACGCTCCAAGATCTTCATCAGGAACCCAAGAACG CTCTTCTtcctggaggagaggaggaggcaaTGCCTGCAAGACCTGGCCACACTCATTCAGAAGATCTACCGTGGCTGGAAGTGCCGCAGCCACTTCCTGCTGCTGAAAAAGAGTCAGATAGTGGTGGCGGCGTGGTACCGGCGATATGCG caagaAAAGAAATACCAGAAGATCAAGAGTGCCACCACTGTGGTGCAGTCCTACACCAGAGGATGGCAG GCCCGCAAACTCCTGAGAGAGCTGAAGTATCAGAAGAGGTGTGAGGAGGCAGTGACCACCATCTCGGCCTTCTGGCACGGCACCCAG GTCCGCAGAGAGTACAGAAAGTTCTTCAGGGCGAATGCAGGGAAGAAGATCTATGACTTCACCATCCAGAGAAtt ATGCAAAAATACTTCCTGGGCCTGAAGAGCACCATGCCCTCCATGTCACCCATAGACAAGAGCTGGCCAGCCAGGCCTTACCGCTTCCTGGATGGAGTCCACAGAGAGCTGCCGAGAATCTTCCATCTCTGGAGG TGCAAGAAATACAGGAGCCAATTCACAGAGGAGAAAAAGGCGGTGTATGAGGAGAAGTTGGAGGCCAGTGAGATCTTCAAGGATAAGAAGGCTCTCTACCCGAGCAG CGTGAGCCAGCCCTTCAAAGGAGACTACCTGGAGATAAGCAAGAACCCCAAATATCAGAAACTCAACAGCGCTGTGGATGAGAAGGTCTTGCTGGCTGATGTGGTCAACAAGATCAACAGGGCCAATGGCAAG GGTACCGCTCGAATCTTCCTGCTGACTAAGAAGAGCGTGGTCCTGGCCGACCAGAAGACCGGCCAGGTGAAGGCCAGCGTTCCCCTGCCAGACCTCGCCAGCGTGTCGGTCAGCACACAGAGCGACGGCTTCTTTGCTCTCAGACTCAAAGAG GGGTCGGCCTCAGCCGTCAAAGGAGACTTCTTACTCAGCAGCGAACATCTGATCGAGATCATCACCAAACTGCACCGCACCGGGGCCACGGCTGCAGACAGCGAGCAGCTCAACGTCGACATCTCAGACGA GTTCCTTGTGCAGTTCAAGCATGACAAAGTGTGCGTGAAATTCATCCAGGGAGCCCCCAAGAACGGCAACAGCGTGTCGTGCAAGCGCAAGAACAACCGCCTGCTGGAGGTGTCGGTGCCCACAACAGCATAG